AATGGCTCATCAGAATCACAGAAGATTCTCTCATCATCTGCTTTAAAAGCCACACACAGGTAAGATAGATATAAACAGAAAGCGATGGTGTTTATTTAGATAAGGATATCAAGAAAATGAAATATAGAAGGGGAGCCTCTTATTTTGGTGCTAAGATCTTATCCTCGATTTAACCCACAGCCATCAATCCTTTCTTCATCTCCACCACTTGTTTTTTATTATCCTTTCTTCACATTCCGTAGGGTTAAAACCAAATGTTGATAACAACTTTAGCCGCTATAAAACAATTGTGAGATAAAGTTGACCAAAAAACAATTGTGAGATAACTCGAACTTAGTGATGCTACGATAAAATAGATTTCTTCTAACTAGTTGAAATAACAGCATTTGAGTAATGTATTGTTGAATGTTTTTTTTACATCTAAAGGTAAAATTGTGGAATGTTATGAGGCATACTAATCTAGAGGCACTCTCTTGTGCTAACAGTGAAATGGTTTGTATATATTATTTTTGACATCAGACTTACTATAACTCAACAATTACAGTTATCTTTTTCAAATCCTTTTGTAACTTTCAAAAGTTAGTATAAGGTACTGATTTGATGTAACAATTTAAAGTATTTGTTTGGCTCAAAAACCTTTGTATATCTTTGACATTCTACCATAATCGCCATAACAAAAAAAATTGGACAATCACTATCAAAACTGGAAAGGATTATTTACAAAAAAATCTTAGAGAAAAGATTATGAGAGAAGTAGTCCTTATCCACCACAAGAAAAGAAAGACACCTCACGTTTCGCTTTCATTATCCATGAGATCTTGAAACCCCAAAGGCCCATCTTCTTTCGTTTAAATTGATATCTCAAAAGACTCAAATACATCCACACATTAGTTACCTATTTACACTTCCTATAATCTTTACGGTTGTACTATAACTTCTTGGTCTGTGTATTATAAATACCCTTATTCTCTTCATCCCTCCCTCATCGCCTGTCCCTCCTCTTCCTCTTCCGGTTCCTGCATCAGCATATTCACCACCGACTGGGTACAGTATATACATATTCAGTTCTGTACATATTATACATTCATTCGGTTTCTGTTTGTTGTATACATGCTTGTTAATTTGTTGGCCAATCACGTAAGACAGAGGTTAGCTAGTGTGAATCTACGTGTAAAGTGATTTCGCCAAACTTCCAAAATTGTTGGAACATACTCGTGTTTCTTTTTCTTTTTTTTTTTCTTTCTGAATAAGTATAAACAATCCGTGCATTGTTTTCTCTTTAACGTGATGTAACGAGATTGTTTATTTTTTTTTAAAAAAACTCATAATCTTAAAGCAAACCTATTCATTAAAATGGAGAAACTACATTCCCACTATCCGTCCATCACATCCTTACTTCCAAAAACACTTAACCATTCAAATTTGAACACTTTTTATTATCGTTTGCTAATTATATAATCGATAATGTTAGACCGTATTCTACTTCATTTATGATGAAGTTACTGGTATAAATTACCATATTTCCGATGCTTGTTGTAATATACTTTGGTTTAGTGTTTTTGAATGGGTGTCTATAAAAGAACTGTTGTGTTGTAGTTATCTTTAAATCTTTGATAGTCTTTTTTATTGCCAAAAAAATCTTTGATAATTATTAATAGTTAATACAACGAGATCCCGTCCGTCGGCCACTTTTTTTGTGTGAGCTTTTTTATCAAGTCTAGAACGACAAGTAAAATGAAACGGATGAAGTACATGTGTATTTTTGGGAAAAGGCTTAAGTCAGTTGAAAAATGTTTATACACTTTTCCAAATATTTTCGAGAATTTTTGTTCTGGTACTATTGGATATTTTAAAGGTTTTAGTAGTTCTATAAATAAATTGTTCAGGAAATGAGTGTTTGTAATAATAATGTGGAAATATAGATAAAATTGAATTGTAGTTTTGATACATCCTCCTAAAGTTTAATTTTCTTTTGATTCACCACCTAAATAGAAAAGTTAATATCCTTTATTTATATATAAAAGAGATTGCATCCACCTTTTTCTTCTTTTCTCAAATTCTAATTTGGTTAATTACTTTTTAGATAAGGTAAAAGAAAATGACTTTTGTTTCTGGTAAGAGACTTTGTTATATATATGTATAAGTTGTTTGGATCAATGACTGACAGTATCAGCGAAAAACTAAGAAGACATGGGAAGCCAATCATACGAAGACGCCCTCGAAGCTCTCAAGAAGCTTGTCATGTAAGTAGATGTTAAAGATATTGTAAAATGATGGTTTTATAAAGTTGTTTTCTGATCAAAAGGAAGATCAGGAAAATAGATATTGTACATTAGCCTAGAGTTCATAATATTTCCGTGTTACGAGCAGTGAGAAGGATGACCTGAAGACGGTGGCTGCGGCCAAGGTGGAGCAGATCACGGCTGAGCTTAAGAAAGTCTCGTCATCGGACGGCAAACCATTCGATCCTGTGGAACGAATTAAGCAAGGCTTCGTCACCTTCAAGAAGGAGAAATACGAGTAATGAATCTCTCTTCTTGTTCTTCTTTCTTATCAATATTTTCGTTTTAGTAACACTAATAACCATGTCATAATTTGAAACTTAATTATACTGTATCTTAACTTTTTCCAGTACGAACCCTGCTTTGTACGGTGAGCTCGCCAAAGGTCAGAGCCCAAAGGTGAAAAAATGAAGAAGAAAAACAAATAAATTGTTGGTTGTATGTATTTGTTAGATAATAGTATATACTCATATACTATGAAATGGTGCAGTACATGGTGTTTGCTTGTTCGGACTCACGTGTGTGCCCATCGCACGTGCTAAATTTCCATCCTGGAGATGCCTTCGTGGTTCGTAACATTGCTAACATGGTTCCTCCTTATGATCAGGTAATACTTTATACAAAAGACCTTACCAAAAAATACTTTTATTGGTTATCACTTATCAGTCACTAGTTATTCAAGAACGGGTCTTTGGCTTATGAAGGCATGGCATGGCTTTTTATCTTAAATATAATTGCAGGTCAAATATGCAGGAGTTGGAGCGGCCATTGAATACGCTGTCTTGCACCTTAAGGTATCTCTCTATATATATATTATATTGTTCTGAAAATTATTGGTATCATGAGAAAACTGTATTGTAAATGCATATACATATGTAAAAAAGCAAGCTGTGGCGATATGTAACGGGCCCGTCCAATGACGGGCTGGGCCGTTTTTTGTACATGTGTATTCAAATAAATACGTATAAACTGAAGTTTATTGGAATTTAATCATTTATGAATGTAGGTCGAGAACATTGTGATAATAGGTCACAGTGCATGTGGTGGCATCAAGGGACTTATGTCATTTGCTCTTGACGGAAACAACTCCACGTAATAGATGTTTTTTTTTTCTTTTATGAATTATATATATATATATCAGCTTTGTATATAAGTATGTTTTAAGTTTGATAACATTTTCTAATTAACAAAACAAATGAATCAGATGAAAGTTATGTTTCTTGTTAGTTATTACGACGATATGTTTACTGAAATTGCAGTGATTTCATAGAGGATTGGGTCAAAATTTGTTTGCCAGCAAAGTCAAAAGTTTTGGCAGAAGCTGAAAGTTCAGCATTTGAAGACCAATGTGGCCGATGTGAAAGGGTATGTTTATTTTCCATTTATTCATTTGTTATCTTATTAGTCGTTAGAATATGAAAATCTTATAATACTAGACAACAGATCAGATTATATTAACTCGTTTATTTTTTTTGGCAACTCATGACTCCTTTTAATATCAGTCATATAGTTATTTTTGTTATTTGATCAAAACTGTATTTGCTTTGTTAATAGTCTTTAGCACATGAGACATATCGAAGTTAATTAATCTTTCGATATGCTATATTTATATACAGTTTCAA
This genomic interval from Brassica oleracea var. oleracea cultivar TO1000 chromosome C2, BOL, whole genome shotgun sequence contains the following:
- the LOC106327042 gene encoding beta carbonic anhydrase 2, chloroplastic; this encodes MGSQSYEDALEALKKLVIEKDDLKTVAAAKVEQITAELKKVSSSDGKPFDPVERIKQGFVTFKKEKYDTNPALYGELAKGQSPKYMVFACSDSRVCPSHVLNFHPGDAFVVRNIANMVPPYDQVKYAGVGAAIEYAVLHLKVENIVIIGHSACGGIKGLMSFALDGNNSTDFIEDWVKICLPAKSKVLAEAESSAFEDQCGRCEREAVNVSLANLLTYPFVREGVVKGTLALKGGYYDFVKGAFELWELQFGLSPVHPI